A window of Cydia fagiglandana chromosome Z, ilCydFagi1.1, whole genome shotgun sequence genomic DNA:
ctcgtcaacactgtggaaattatacttatttaatccatgcataaagcaacgatgtatgtgaaacatgatatcaacatgaaatactatgtaaacttatgtgatgAAAatgacagtcagacggatacaaggcgaaaaaatcaaagatacatgaaaatatacgggtattaaaaatacacgactcgtgtaaaacatacgcgtgataatgattataggtacgtgttggttatattttgggtgtagtttacttttagttttttctatataaaacttgggtttcgtgaaTTTTTTACGCCATtcttcttagtttctcaaataataaaattgccataaccaaccatatacatacttcgtctttgacttggcggcagaggcagcaagttatttaaaataaattttgcttacgctgccaattccaacacctacgattacaattaatattaatttcattatttcgtcggaactcatattaaagtaaaaaaccgggcaagtgcgagtcggactcgcgcacgaagggttccgtaccataaagcaaaaaaaaaacggaaaaaatgcaaaaagaaaacggttacccatccaagtactgaccacgcccgacgttgcttaactttagtcaaaaatcacgtttgctgtatgggagccccacttaaatctttattttattctgtttttagtatttgttgttatagcggcaacagaaatacatcatctgtgaaaatttcaactgtctagctatcacggttcgtgagttacagcctggtgacagacagacggacggacggacggacggacggacggacagcgaagtcttagtaatagggtcccgttttaccctttgggtacggaaccctaaaaatcaacaacgtaccataaatccaataaaacagaatgacaatttttcaactttgcctccataacaattaaaaaaaaataactacgcgtgtttgagtagacctttttaccgttaacgtttagatgaaatattttaaatgtttttatttgtgtagttaaatttataatttaaaattatggaatttggttaataatgtattatttattaaattcatgttgattttatacaaataaaacggCAAATTATAGCTAATattgatttttgttttttttttataggcgtagtggcagagtgtcattacgaaccataaagcaaatactgcctctagtttttttttttatggatgaatgccacgatgctgtgtcacaaatatctgtgaaatgaaaattaaaaaagaggactttgccggcctaggcctgcaagatttgtatgaaattccattaacgaccttttgtcgtattgtattgtattatattgtattgtcctagccgcacctgaaacgtcatacttcgcagcctattataaggaacataacatcaatatttcattgcatgtttgagaaaaagtaatttcagcgttttgtaaaattcatcccctaacagggttaaaatggggttcaaagtttgaatccattacaaatgctttgaaacttcttagaaagacatacctaatagccgattacaaaaaaaagtaattgcaacgtttttggaaattcctaagggggctaaaacggggatgaaaattcgtcttggggtgtaaatttaattttaagctaggaactttaactttttggaaaaaaaggaaataaattaaaaaacatgaaaacgaattcaagcatttttgaaaatcatcccccaaggtggtgagaaaggggttgaaagtttgtatggagatcagatattttgtgagtgcggaatgcggaacttgaatctttgtataagggcataggtaggtacctattatgagaatacaagaaaagtaatttcagcaaccaacatcaaaattaaattaaattaaaacttcatacaacttgctaaaaaagaaaagtacttacttaatttcaacattgcttggatatgaaaattataggtactaaagatgtaaaatgttgaagataagattccacgcggacgaagtcgcgggcaacagctagtactgaataacttttactatggtGCTAATGacgaaatctaaaaaaaatgtctttttcattcATTTTGACCGATCGATACCGATcgaccatagtaaaagttgttcagtataaccTACCAAATCACCCCGATCAAGGTTTTCAGTGGGTTAGAAAACACGTTAtacatattttgtttacatCTGGAATGTGTATCATATGTACTACCAGTTGAACTTTTAATACAGTAGTCTATGACAAAACCCGAGGGATATTCTTGTATTTTTAGAAGTAGTACGGTGACCCTAAGGTGTATCATTTGTACTACCAGTTGAACTAGATGGTAGTACTACTGTCCCAGAGggcctaggatagcggtgccgtctcCATACTTCGGCTATGACTCTACTGAGGCGGAGCGGAGCAGAGATGTGCGGAATCGACCAATCATATTATTGACATCCACAGCTGGCCTCCGCTTGACAGTTTTCAAGTAATATGATTGGTCGATTCCGCACATCTCAGCTCCGCTCCGCCTTAACGGAGTCGCAGCCTTAGTACTTTACTTCGTACTAGTACGAAGTATGGAGACGGCTGCTagatgacggcaccgctatcctaggaaactagagcttAAGTTAGCTAAATGATACGAAAAAATTGATATACATACTTGTCCCATATAGTAGAATATAATACATAAACATCGACAGTCAAATAGCCGCTGCACTTAAATTTTTTCCAGTTACTGCACCGTAACAAATCGTTTCCGTTCTtaatacttatgcttttttttgataCCTTGGTCCGTCAAATAGTATCACTTTTCCGTGATTTTCTACATttatcggtatcgtcttgggtcgtcccattcgtttttcgtcaagttcttaaattagtcctattctgctttcatcactcattctacattgaaagccaccgacgattgtaacgaatgtagaatgagtgacgaaagcagaataggactaattttagaacttgacgaaaagcgaatcggacgacccaagacgatacccattTATCATACTTCTTCCGACATTATGCACAGAAAGACACAATCATAGATTTATACATATTATCTCATTTGCCACTAATGACATTTGATTTATAACATTGTCTATATCTAGCCTGTCATGTTAGCTAGATTAACAAAGGTTATCTGCGACGAGAATAATAGGCAAACAAATCAGTGTTTTGCATGTGAATGTCAGAAGTGAAACTTTAACTGCTGCACTGTATAAACAACTTTAGGCAAGTTTACCTTCAGGGGATCCTGATGAACTCGGAACCCGGAAGTTCATCAGGATCCCCTGGGGGATCAGGCTAGGGGATCCTGGTGGACTGCAGGTTGCGACCTGCACATTTTACGAATTGCACATTTCACGACCTGCACATTTTACGACATGCACTTTTTACGATTTGCACATTTTGCGACCTGCGCTTTTTACGATATGCACATATTGCTGTCTTCACCATCTGCGATTTGAACTAGTCCTCATTTTGCGACTTGAACATTCCGCTATGTATCCTTGATTTTGATTTACGATTTAAAATCAGGCCATTCCCGTCAAAAGAAAAGAGCGGCAAGTTTAAAAaaagtaggcgcgaagggttacgtcccatagaaaatttaagttcgctttcgcgcctttttctactgacagtgGTTTAACCGGctatagtactaccgtacaaaaatagttatttgttttacaagggggcaaagttgttatttaatcgctcgtgctaatattgatacctgagcGAGCGAAacattccaaaattgaaccacgagcgtagcgagtaccaaaatcatcattaaaagtctaccagcaaacataggtaacaaaactcaaaatatgcatttgattactttgcctcacataaGTATacgaataaaatgcaactttgctatcagtttttgaagtgcaaagttagcctttccgagctgagggcctaccgcgaaccacgtttccACGTTCGTTAAATTTTTAGCCCCCCCccctctcaacttgatcttgatatctgtatcatttaagctactaggtcaagtttggtatcgtttccgtataaatcgggggtgccgaattcatttctgatatcataatgacaccattccgaagtaaaaacacataaaatatgaaaaaaatcctttttttttaattcctcttcacgcttaaactgctgaaccaatttagttaaaatttggtacagtgatagtttgagtcccagggaagaacatagggtagtttttattccaataaaaataccttaaaattaaaaatgaaaggtaaggtgtaggattgtatgggaaatcaataaacgctgaaccgatttcgatgaaatctgtctacatctttgatttagttgaaaatgatactaaacttgactaagaacctaaacttaaagaattattaacctcaaacgtagcagacgcttaaaccccccccccccccccacctgcatcaaaaatctgggtggctccacttcttaaatccatcccaACGCCGaggttgacctttttttgctctgagcaaacacaactaagGTAAATAAATACCGTAAAATCAAGTaactgtacggctaccatcagtttggcattgacataaacgctattgTGAACgcaatttactttctatatatctctttcgcactaatacttatgtcagtacgagcgagatgcatagaaagtaaactacgttcacggtagcgtttatgtcaatgccaaactgatggtagccgtactgtagTCCTTAAAtacaactatggtccagttTTTAACACGTTTACCGTCCGTGCATTATATGACATGCACCGCCAAACTAGCTCTGTCACGTCCAAGTGACGTCAGAAATGGGAATGCTCTATACATTTGTGCATTACCTGTAATGCACGGACGTATCGATCCATGTGAGTAGTGAAGGCGAGGGACAGTTAAAGTGTTAACGTTAATTCTTAACGAGCTTATGATTTGTACTAGTCTTTTACTGGAACTTTAATTTGTACCATAGTTGTAAGTTGTctaaagttacctgattttacggtacctattttaaaaatcaagATTATTTTCAAAAGGGCTGCTTTCCTATGAACACCGTACAACATCAAGCCCCCTttgaaaatacaataaaatgaaaataaattgtAGGCTTCCGTATTTATTATAGTCTAACCAAAGATATGCGCACCTAAAATTGAACACTATCCTTCTAAGCCTTCGCCTTCCGCTTCTTCGTCAAATTCTCCTTCGTCATCCGCCGTGGCATCTTGATATTGCTGATATTCAGAGACCAAGTCATTCATGTTGCTCTCCGCTTCCGAGAATTCCATCTCGTCCATACCCTCACCGGTATACCAATGAAGGAACGCTTTCCTCCTGAACATCGCTACGAACTGCTCAGATACCCTCTTGAATATGGCTTGTATAGCTGTCGTATTGCCAATAAACGTAGATGCCATTTTTAACCCTCGTGGGGGTATGTCACAGACTGCAATCTTTACATTATGGGGAATCCACTCCACGAAATATGTGCTATTTTTATTTTGGATGTTCACAAGTTGCTCGTCTACTTCTTTCATAGACATTCTTCCTCTAAACACAGTCGCTACTGTTAAATATCTTCCATGTCGTGGATCACATGCAACCATCATGTTTTTGGCGTCAAACATTTGGAGAGTTAATTCTGGAACTGTCAACGCTCTGTATTGTTGAGCTCCTCTTGCCGTTAAAGGCGCAAAGCCGGGAGTGTAGAAATGGAGTCGGGGAAATGGTACCATGTTCACTGCTAATTTCCTTAAATCCGCATTTAACTGGCCGGGAAATCTCAAACAGGTCGTGATACCTGACATTGTTGCACAAATTAAGTGATTTAGATCACCATATGTAGGTGTAGTCAACTTCAGGGTTCTGAAACATATATCGTACAGCGCTTCGTTGTCTAAACAAAACACGTGATCCGTATTCTCAACTAGTTGGTTCACAGCCAGGGTTGTGTTGTATGGTTCCACTACACAATCGGATACCCGCGGGCTAGGGAAAACAGAAAAGGTAAGAATTATTCTATCGGGATATTCTTCTCTTATTCTGTTTATTAGTAATGTACCGAGACCAGAACCAGTGCCCCCGCCCAGAGAATGTGACATCTGAAATCCTTGAAGGCAATCGCATCCTTCAGCTTCTCTTCTGACTACGTCCAAACAAGATTCTAAAATGTCTACACCTTCTGTGTAATGTCCTTTTGACCAATTGTTAGATGCGCCATGTTGTCCATACACAAAATTGTCAGGCCGGTACAAACACCCAAACGGACCAGAGCGCACGGCATCCATCGTTGCTGGCTTCAGATCAATTAATACGGTTCGTGGAACATATTTTCCGCCAGATGCTTCATTGTAATACACATTGATCCTTTCTAATTGCAAGTCGGAGTCACCGTGGTAGCACCCACTGGGATCAATACCATGTTCGTCAGATATTACTTCCCAAAACTGCAGCAAAAGAGAAAAAACATTATTTCAGTAAAAATGTCCAAATGTTAGTTATCACTCAGGGAAACTAATACTCaggaataaaatatattaaacatgCTATATAAGACGTTGAATACGCTCCTCAGACGAACAAAAGGTACGCATTTTTGCCAACCCTCATTTCTAATGAACCGCAGCcggggtgtgtgtgtgtggattAAAAGAAACTTCATAAATTAGCAAAATGTCTCACCTTTCCTCCAATCTGATTGCCGCAGGAACCAACTTGAAGAGTTATTATTTCTCTCATCTTGTAAATTTATCAAATATAAAAGCCAAACACTAACACTGGTCAATTTACCTCAGATAATCGAATAAATTTTTAAAGTGAAGCTTAACATAAAACTtaatctaaataaaaataaaagtactaaAAAACCAACGTTTGCCTAAATCGTGTGCATAACGTCAGATTTCTAATAAAAATGAGCAAATGGAATTCTGTCAAAACcaagtaaacaatttaaaattaaattctagaatatgaaattttattataaaaaccaGCCATAACAAAGAATATGATATTCTGAGGCATGAAGGCTgcgatttaaattattttttaataaggcAAGATCTAAAAGTTGAATACAGCTCCATCTGCAAAAGATATAGAGAACTACGTATGCATTCGAATGTAAACGACTACTCAGGCAGTCTTTATTTACTGCCACGCTACCGAGTTCCCAGGAACGCCGCTGGGGGCGCTGGTTCGCTTTCAGACTTGGAACTTGTTTTGTTTTCAGCGGCTGTATCAGTGTCATGGCGCTCGCTTGAAATGTCAGCATCATAGCGATCGAGTCCGCGTATAATATAatggaaaataatattaaattctgTATGATGtagttatattaaataaatgtcCCGTGTTATTTGAGCTAGTGACTGCCGAGTGATGTCATTAGTAGAGAAAAATGTGACTTCAAAAGAGAAAAAAACTGTTTACTCTGAAGACAGCACTGATAGTGAAAATGAAATTGAACGGAAACCTTTGCTTCGCAGAATATCTACCAGTAAATGTGTTGGTAGACTggtaattatagtttttttataaacataattatatcatTCATAACTTTAGAAATATTCATTGAAGAAATTATGGGCGTGACAAGTGTCAATGTTTCTGGGGAGTCGCGGGGGAGAGGTGGGGACGACAACATGTGCCAGGGGTTCCGGCCTGATTTTCGATTTTCTATGCTATAACTTCGAGTAGGTACGTTCGAACCATGAACCTACAATAAGGTCAATCAACTCTGTGATTCAAATTATAAAATTCTTAAATTACCTCTACCTGTTCATTAAGTCATAGAGCGAAAGAAAAATAGAGGAGGGTCGAGGGTCTGTATCTAAAGTCAGTTAACAATAAACAGTCCCTTCTagctaaaaaaattatatatcataggcgctaatttaatttaagagGATCCGAACCAAAACCTTTATTTTTGATAATTAAGAATTCTCTTaacaatcaaaaataataatggagtggtaaataaataagtggAGGACGGCTTCTCCATAAAAACGAAGTCATcactttcctctctggatatcgACTTCtggaaaatattttaacataatttattttgacTCATGTTATCCATAGCTATGCCCCTtccttatttttttaattattataaggcTACTAGATGACCCGGCGAACTTTGTTTCACATACTCTAtctatctattcttttttaCACAAACTTCTTTTTTTTCTCATAATAACCTTCCCCTGACAATAACAAACATAACACAAAAAGAATCAGCGGAATTGGTCCAGCCGTTCACGCGTGATGCCGTAACCAAGGGAAATAGGGATtctttttttaaccgacttccaaatcccaaaggaggaggttatcaattcggttgtatgttttttttttttttttttttttatgtttgttactccatatctccgtcattactggaccgattttgaaaattctttttttgattgaatgtatatgcatacagattggtcccgtttttgtcaaaacccagttctgatgatgggatccatgaggaatcgagggaactcctcaaatcttaaaggcatacatatagtgatttttgggtttttatcaacaaatcaagcatatacatccaaaaaagtgacatatgatgaagtggaactgctgatgatgatcagaacggaactcttcaacgacgcatagttcacgtttggcgatttgtcctcttcgttatgtttgttaagcaagttaagtttttaagccacatttttgtcaagctcgagttctgatgatgggatccatgaggaatcgagggaactcttcaaatcttaaaggcatgcgtatagagatttttgtatttacatcagaaaatcaagcattttcattaaaaactctcgcatttgatgaagtggaactgctgatgatgatcagaacggaactcttcaacgacgcatagttcacgtttggcgatttgtcctcttcgttatgtttgttaagcaagtttagtttttaagccacatttctgtcaagctcgagttctgatgatgggatccataaggaatcgagggaactcctcaaatcttaaaggcatacgtatagaattttttgtattttcatcataaaatcaagcatttacattaaaaactgtcgcatttgatgaagtggaactgctgatgatgatcagaagagaactcttcaacgacgcatagttcacgtttggcgatttgtcctcttcgttatgtttgttaagcaagtttagtttttaagccacatttctgtcaagctcgagttctgatgatgggatccatgagaaatcgagggaactcctcaaattttaaaggcatacgtatagagatttttgtattttcatcagaaaatcaagcattttcattaaaaactgtcgcatttgatgaagtggaactgctgatgatgatcagaacggaactcttcaacgacgcatagttcacgtttggcgatttgtcctcttcgttatgtttgttaagcaagtttagtttttaagacacatttctgtcaagctcgagttctgatgttgggatccataaggaatcgagggaactcctcaaatcttaaaggcatacgtatagaattttttgtattttcatcataaaatcaagcatttacattaaaaactgtcgcatttgatgaagtggaactgctgatgatgatcagaacagaactcttcaacgacgcatagtacatgtttggtgatttcgaatttcggttttgacttggactgggacccggactcatacccggatccggttcggacccggactcggactcggacccggactcggatccggactcggacccggactcggacccggactcggacccggactcggacccggactcggatccggactcggaccgggactcggacccggactctgactcagagacccggaccttgacccggaaaaccactatgatacctaaactaaataaaccactatgattacctaccataaaatgtgggtatgatgatgccaaacccctcccgctcaaactcccgtacaccgcaccgcatgcgccgttaagtgggttaggttaggtttgaactgcgatcctcacagaaccgaacaaaagtgggttaggtttggttagaactgcgagtcttacagaaacgaaatgctactagaaaagtgggtttgattaggttcgaactgcgatcctcacagaaccgaactgctatcagagaagtgggttaggttaggctagaactacgacccttacggaaacgaaatgctactagaaagtactcgttttacctccttttctacatagtgcaccatctaccataatctttcaccgggccccatagaagtcggtttttttttcttaaaaattattatatatatacttaatagAAGATCAAAAAATTGTATGGATTTTGTGTGTCCGTtcctaaatattaaaaaatataaaattagcaAACTCATTGCTATGGTTAatataggtacgagtaggtacttacatcaaattgtgtataaatattttccatgacGCCAATATGTAGAGACGAAAATGGGGGTTCTACGTTTTTATGGAGTAGCTGTTTTCCACTATCCTCATAACAATCACAAATAAAGGTTTTGAGGTCAAAAAAgtcgagtggcgtgagtaacaatttgaggtgaagccgaaaattgttagaaaagacgccacgagtattttttgactcagttaaacaacgttgcatacaatcctttttctacgaccaagcacttacttttaaataaaattgtaaatttaacaaatatgtttaaatCAAAGTAGCAACaatggagggtacgggcgggaaaagaatgaatgaatgagtaaaatttaaaaaaatgtctatggttcacttatttgtcagagatgacatttaaaataaggttggcaacattgtatttcattcaatattttttatgtggtcattacacgaagtatcgtaaaatcttcaaaagatactgcgtgtatgcacaaattcttttttggggaatagactaaagacttgtcttgacaactataaggtagggttttaaaggtgtgtgcaccaccctttaaatgacaactAGAAGTACTGGAGTAGAAAAAAGTATTaaaagtatagctggtcaagcaaatcttctcagtagaaaaaaggcgcgaaattcaaattttctatgggacgatatcccttcgcgcctacatttttcaaatttgccgcctttttctactgacaagaactgcttgaccagctatagttaTTGTATCATCCACCGGctcgattttatttaaaagggaAGTAGAGCACGTacacgtccatacaaaaagagaaaacgtttttccacttctaaatattttagtaggtatgttattgaCACAATAATGAACTAGGTTTATAGATTTCAGATTTTCAgaatttgcaataaaatatatatatcgagggtcgcactgaaatattcgggaatgggacacttagaaataacataatagaatgaggcatataatttataaaaatgtaactctttataaaacttttaaggtatattccatttggttgtcatttatatttaaaaattactgacaatttgaaaattgtatgtcgaacattatttgaatttttggccaagtgatttttcggatcacatttttaaacggttttcaatatgccctcagcgaacaaataaaagttacaatgggcttctgttatttttttatgaactagagttcatcgtacgctcgtttgcagttaaaattatatatgaaagtcgctttcattttatcccatgggtgatcttaaagaagcatgtcattccaaagcgacgtcaaaatttaaaatcgcatttgtgttgttaattaaaaagactgccaaaaaagttgcatatcggcagatttcgacattcctaaatattcatatgacaacagtaaaaaaatcttttatatatagatatatgtaaaaaaaacttcaattccgttggctactttacgaatttcatacaaaaccactaaggccccaaaatcgccatacaaaaaggactttgggattatgagccgtgtgcattacagaatgattactttcaaaagaaaatttatatgcgtggtcagtttgagtttaagtatgcattaaaataaagattgactgtctagatgcgacagttttctctattcccgacattttcagtgcaaccctcgtatatAAAAAACGAAACTTATAAACCTGAATAATCGAAACTAAAATCAAAGTGATATGTTAAGATTTAGTTAGTGGAAACCGTTTTTTCTCGAAATGGAAATTGCATGAAAAagctatacttccctcttaagtcaggtcaattatttattacattcatGTACAACATAAGAAACtacttatttttaaccgacttccaaatcccaaaggaggaggttatcaatttggttgtatgttttttattttttttattttttttattttttatgtttgttactccatatctccgtcattactggaccgattttgaaaattatttttttgattgtatgtatatgcatacagattggtcccgtttttgtcaaaatccagttctgatgatgggatccatgaggaatcgacggaactcctcaaatcttaaaggcatacatatggtgatttttgtgtttttatcaacaaatcaagcatatacattcaaaaacgtgacatttgatgaactgactggaactgctgatgatgatcagaacggaactcttcaacgacgcatagttcacctttggcgatttgtcctcttcgttatgtttgttaagcaagttaagtttttaagccacatttttatcaagctcgagttctgatgatgggatctatgaggaatcaagggaactcctcaaatcttaaaggcatgcatatagagatttttgtatttacatcagaaaatcaagcattttcattaaaaactg
This region includes:
- the LOC134679358 gene encoding tubulin beta-4B chain-like; this translates as MREIITLQVGSCGNQIGGKFWEVISDEHGIDPSGCYHGDSDLQLERINVYYNEASGGKYVPRTVLIDLKPATMDAVRSGPFGCLYRPDNFVYGQHGASNNWSKGHYTEGVDILESCLDVVRREAEGCDCLQGFQMSHSLGGGTGSGLGTLLINRIREEYPDRIILTFSVFPSPRVSDCVVEPYNTTLAVNQLVENTDHVFCLDNEALYDICFRTLKLTTPTYGDLNHLICATMSGITTCLRFPGQLNADLRKLAVNMVPFPRLHFYTPGFAPLTARGAQQYRALTVPELTLQMFDAKNMMVACDPRHGRYLTVATVFRGRMSMKEVDEQLVNIQNKNSTYFVEWIPHNVKIAVCDIPPRGLKMASTFIGNTTAIQAIFKRVSEQFVAMFRRKAFLHWYTGEGMDEMEFSEAESNMNDLVSEYQQYQDATADDEGEFDEEAEGEGLEG